In methanogenic archaeon ISO4-H5, the following are encoded in one genomic region:
- a CDS encoding ATP-dependent DNA helicase, whose product MANIGREDETQEFKESTAEMDEAMEAICAMLNNSGKAHVFFGVRDDGTVIGQMIGKNTLKDISKSVRESIEPPVIAKIKVLDTSDGKEYISVETQGTARPYSVKGNILVRTGAENRKAPLSELKRMILSSGDNLLDTSSYNQELTFKELCTLLRDNGFDVQDDERLRKSFGLLNSDGRLNFQAQLLSDQNDIPLSVAMFRGTDRSDMTFRKDYGGRSLLTEVNQVLDFVQAQNEISVQVGPGSRKERELFDGNAFREAWINACVHNNWIGHIAPTVHIFDDRMEIISYGSIPYWLSLDDFFSGKSLPVNDALMRVFVQTRLTEHTGHGIPVITSAYGKEAFDLTNGTVTVTLRFHGLRSAASRHPEEYPLTEREMSVLDAIRSNPNAKLNDVAYMSGVSRAYVGKIVVKLKDKGLIERIGNQRTGYWKVRQA is encoded by the coding sequence ATGGCGAACATCGGAAGAGAGGACGAAACACAGGAATTCAAAGAGAGCACGGCAGAGATGGACGAAGCGATGGAAGCGATCTGCGCCATGCTCAACAATTCCGGCAAAGCCCATGTGTTCTTCGGAGTCAGAGATGACGGGACTGTAATCGGCCAGATGATTGGAAAGAACACCCTGAAGGACATCTCCAAGAGCGTTCGTGAATCCATCGAACCCCCCGTGATTGCCAAAATCAAAGTGCTGGATACATCGGACGGAAAGGAGTACATCTCGGTGGAAACCCAGGGTACCGCCCGTCCGTACTCGGTAAAAGGGAACATACTGGTCAGAACCGGTGCGGAGAACCGCAAGGCTCCCCTGTCGGAGCTCAAACGTATGATACTGAGCTCGGGCGATAATCTTCTGGACACCTCCTCCTACAATCAGGAACTGACATTCAAGGAACTCTGTACCCTGCTGAGGGACAATGGTTTCGACGTTCAGGACGACGAACGCCTGAGGAAGAGCTTCGGTCTGCTGAACAGCGACGGAAGACTGAACTTTCAGGCACAGCTCCTGTCCGATCAGAACGATATCCCCCTGTCGGTGGCCATGTTCCGCGGGACGGACAGATCGGACATGACCTTCAGGAAGGATTACGGCGGACGCTCCCTGCTGACTGAGGTCAATCAGGTCCTCGACTTCGTACAGGCTCAGAACGAAATATCCGTCCAGGTCGGTCCGGGAAGCAGGAAGGAAAGAGAACTCTTCGACGGGAACGCGTTCAGGGAGGCATGGATCAATGCCTGCGTACACAACAACTGGATCGGCCACATCGCACCGACCGTCCACATATTCGACGACCGTATGGAGATCATATCCTACGGAAGCATCCCGTACTGGCTGTCGCTGGACGATTTCTTCTCCGGGAAGAGTCTCCCGGTGAATGACGCCCTGATGAGGGTCTTTGTACAGACAAGGCTGACAGAGCACACGGGGCACGGCATCCCGGTGATAACCTCAGCATACGGGAAGGAAGCGTTCGATCTGACAAACGGAACGGTTACCGTCACGCTCAGATTCCACGGACTGCGTTCCGCGGCATCGAGACACCCTGAGGAATACCCGCTGACGGAAAGGGAAATGAGCGTACTGGATGCGATAAGGTCCAATCCGAACGCCAAGCTGAACGACGTCGCATACATGAGCGGCGTGAGCAGGGCGTATGTAGGCAAGATCGTGGTCAAACTGAAGGATAAGGGCCTGATCGAACGCATCGGGAACCAACGTACAGGATACTGGAAGGTCCGTCAGGCCTGA
- a CDS encoding ribosomal protein S27e Rps27e, protein MAAKKPAVKKPIQKKDAYKVEGDSVTRTKPVCPKCGPGTFMAVHKDRTSCGRCGYTEFNNKE, encoded by the coding sequence ATGGCAGCAAAGAAACCTGCAGTGAAGAAACCCATTCAGAAGAAAGACGCATACAAGGTCGAGGGCGACTCCGTTACAAGGACCAAGCCCGTCTGCCCCAAGTGCGGACCCGGAACCTTCATGGCCGTCCACAAGGACCGTACCTCCTGCGGACGCTGCGGTTACACCGAGTTCAACAACAAAGAGTGA
- a CDS encoding ribosomal protein S24e Rps24e: protein MKMEIKEQKDNVLQERTEVCFVIDHAREATPGRNAVAEELAKQFNTKRNLVIVDDLKSVYGVGKTNGYAKIYKSEELAKKYENEYLLKRNGYTDKPAEEEAQE from the coding sequence ATGAAAATGGAGATTAAAGAACAGAAAGACAACGTCCTTCAGGAGAGGACCGAAGTCTGCTTCGTAATCGATCACGCCAGGGAGGCAACCCCCGGCAGGAACGCAGTCGCAGAGGAACTCGCAAAGCAGTTCAACACCAAGAGGAACCTCGTCATCGTCGATGACCTCAAGTCCGTCTACGGTGTCGGAAAGACCAACGGCTACGCCAAGATCTACAAGTCCGAGGAACTCGCTAAGAAATACGAGAACGAGTACCTCCTCAAGAGGAACGGCTACACCGACAAGCCCGCCGAAGAGGAAGCACAGGAGTGA
- a CDS encoding DNA-directed RNA polymerase subunit E RpoE'', with the protein MAAARAVELACKSCHFISDQSVCPRCGGEATKDWQGMVAIADFEKSDIAKKMGITANGVYALKVR; encoded by the coding sequence ATGGCAGCCGCAAGAGCAGTCGAACTTGCATGCAAGTCCTGTCACTTCATCTCCGATCAGTCCGTGTGCCCCCGCTGCGGCGGAGAGGCCACCAAGGATTGGCAGGGAATGGTCGCTATCGCAGACTTCGAGAAGTCCGATATCGCCAAGAAGATGGGCATCACCGCCAACGGCGTCTATGCCCTGAAGGTCCGCTGA
- a CDS encoding DNA-directed RNA polymerase RpoE, with product MYMITEAEGKIRIPPSKLGQDIDAIVGEVSHEQFEGKMEQDRSLTILVDNVRAEGLGLIVHGDGAVHQTVKYRRLAYIPKDGEVVEGIVIEIREYGAFVRFGPLDGLLHVSQVMDDRVDIDQVNQRLVGKESGRFLAVGDRVKARIVSLTFDDKTPQDSKIGLTMRQPGLGKLQWLEEDAKKGESKGGEE from the coding sequence ATGTACATGATAACTGAAGCCGAGGGTAAGATTCGCATCCCTCCCTCCAAACTCGGACAGGACATCGACGCCATCGTAGGCGAAGTGTCGCACGAACAGTTCGAAGGGAAAATGGAACAGGACCGCAGTCTCACCATCCTCGTAGACAATGTCAGGGCAGAAGGATTGGGACTTATCGTACACGGCGACGGTGCGGTACACCAGACCGTCAAGTACAGAAGGCTCGCCTACATCCCCAAGGACGGAGAGGTTGTCGAAGGTATCGTCATTGAGATCCGCGAGTACGGCGCGTTCGTCAGGTTCGGCCCCCTCGACGGTCTGCTCCACGTCAGCCAGGTGATGGATGACCGTGTGGACATCGACCAGGTCAACCAGAGGCTCGTCGGAAAGGAGAGCGGAAGGTTCCTTGCGGTCGGAGACAGAGTGAAGGCGAGGATCGTCAGCCTGACCTTCGATGACAAGACCCCTCAGGACAGCAAGATCGGACTCACCATGCGTCAGCCCGGACTGGGAAAACTCCAGTGGCTCGAGGAAGACGCCAAGAAGGGAGAGAGCAAAGGAGGCGAGGAGTGA
- a CDS encoding deoxyhypusine synthase Dys, translating to MAVKEDPKSKSLKKIPVKDIKATKGMTVDDMLVQMGKAGGFTAQKLADATDIVEKMVKKDGVLKILSFPACIMATGTRGVIVDMVKNHMVDVIITTCGCLDHDLSRLYAAYYKGDFMMDDKMLREHDVSRLGNVLVPDDCYGLVLEDNLLPMFDEIFAETQSMSTHEIIDKVGEKLANVKGHEDSLLYWAHQNKVPIVVPGITDGSFGCQLWMYYQTHRKLRIDLFADEQMLSEMTNDAKYTGAVIIGGGISKHHVIWWNQFRGGLDYCIYLTTAMEYDGSLSGAQIREAVSWGKVKSNAKKMTVEGDATITLPLIYAGVLNRL from the coding sequence ATGGCAGTCAAAGAAGACCCCAAGAGCAAATCGCTGAAGAAAATCCCCGTGAAAGACATCAAAGCCACCAAAGGCATGACCGTAGACGACATGCTGGTACAGATGGGCAAAGCGGGAGGATTCACCGCTCAGAAGCTCGCCGACGCCACCGATATCGTGGAGAAGATGGTCAAGAAGGACGGAGTCCTCAAGATCCTCTCCTTCCCCGCCTGCATCATGGCCACCGGTACCCGCGGTGTCATCGTCGATATGGTCAAGAACCACATGGTGGACGTCATCATCACCACCTGCGGATGTCTCGACCACGACCTCTCCAGGCTCTACGCCGCATACTACAAGGGTGACTTCATGATGGACGACAAGATGCTCAGGGAGCACGATGTCTCCAGGCTCGGAAACGTCCTGGTCCCCGACGACTGCTACGGACTCGTCCTGGAGGACAACCTCCTCCCCATGTTCGACGAGATCTTCGCAGAGACCCAGTCCATGTCCACCCACGAGATCATCGACAAGGTCGGAGAGAAGCTCGCCAACGTCAAGGGCCACGAGGACTCCCTCCTCTACTGGGCCCACCAGAACAAGGTGCCCATCGTCGTCCCCGGAATCACCGACGGTTCCTTCGGATGCCAGCTCTGGATGTACTACCAGACCCACAGGAAGCTCAGGATCGACCTCTTCGCCGACGAGCAGATGCTCAGCGAGATGACCAACGACGCCAAGTACACCGGCGCGGTCATCATCGGAGGAGGAATCTCCAAGCACCACGTCATCTGGTGGAACCAGTTCCGCGGAGGACTCGACTACTGCATCTACCTGACCACCGCCATGGAGTACGACGGATCACTCTCCGGAGCCCAGATCCGTGAGGCTGTCTCCTGGGGTAAGGTCAAGAGCAACGCCAAGAAGATGACTGTCGAGGGAGATGCCACCATCACCCTCCCGCTCATCTACGCAGGCGTCCTGAACAGGCTCTGA
- a CDS encoding isopropylmalate/isohomocitrate dehydrogenase, with the protein MTKKVLITGGDGYGRTIVGAAEKVLRSVAPDLELIHGKMGAEAYEVTGYALPPATMDLISECDAMLAGPIDMKGVPERDPIASIQKQMGLYLQYREFFPLCDYLGKGSVDIVALSPTPESTMVVHETESIDGISSEMYTDSDRLRDMLAETLKICELKSGRRIHTVGDGILFKNREKVVDEVLGQFFADSEFRVDRTTTAEMLFTMIQHGSDPSILLCDIPSANCIHGLAAGIVGGSGLMPCAYLGKDMDLYCTAPIYHTESVGRELNPTSAILSAAAMLLMFGMVEEYTQIQSAVCEMYKSGRTTPDVGGHLGADKFAQGINEIIHMNMHS; encoded by the coding sequence ATGACCAAGAAGGTCCTGATCACCGGCGGCGACGGTTACGGTCGCACCATCGTCGGAGCTGCCGAAAAGGTGCTCCGCTCGGTAGCTCCAGACCTGGAACTGATCCACGGCAAGATGGGAGCCGAGGCGTACGAGGTCACCGGCTATGCCCTCCCTCCGGCCACGATGGACCTCATCAGCGAATGCGATGCCATGCTGGCCGGCCCCATCGATATGAAAGGTGTGCCGGAACGCGACCCCATAGCATCCATTCAGAAACAGATGGGCCTCTATCTGCAGTACAGGGAGTTCTTCCCCCTGTGCGACTACCTGGGCAAGGGATCCGTGGACATCGTGGCCCTGAGCCCCACTCCCGAGAGCACCATGGTGGTCCACGAGACCGAGAGCATCGACGGCATATCCTCCGAGATGTACACCGATTCGGACCGTCTCAGGGACATGCTCGCCGAGACCCTCAAGATCTGCGAACTGAAGAGCGGACGCAGGATCCATACCGTCGGCGACGGCATCCTCTTCAAGAACCGCGAGAAGGTCGTAGACGAGGTGCTGGGACAGTTCTTCGCAGACAGTGAGTTCAGGGTCGATCGGACTACCACCGCAGAGATGCTGTTCACTATGATACAGCACGGTTCGGACCCTTCCATACTGCTGTGCGACATCCCCTCGGCCAACTGCATACACGGACTTGCGGCAGGGATTGTCGGAGGCAGCGGCCTCATGCCCTGCGCATACCTCGGAAAGGACATGGACCTTTACTGCACCGCCCCCATCTATCACACCGAATCGGTCGGAAGGGAACTGAATCCCACATCCGCCATCCTGTCGGCGGCGGCCATGCTTCTCATGTTCGGCATGGTGGAGGAATATACCCAGATACAGTCGGCCGTCTGCGAGATGTATAAATCCGGGCGCACGACCCCCGATGTGGGCGGCCACCTGGGCGCGGACAAATTCGCCCAGGGAATCAACGAGATTATCCATATGAACATGCATTCATGA
- a CDS encoding Uroporphyrinogen decarboxylase → MKDTGHRQTIEAALNMEKTDRTPVNNFALVTAARSAGIMVKDARYEPKVSAKVSVDYALKTKSDFVKPVVDSQIVFIDLGMDVQMPDDDYGRVRSKYINDLSEIDDLAFFDPSKASECPHFDLCILQALKETEKYLPEDLHICGLSWGPISTAGYLMGTEDLLMATMMGETEAVRKLIQKCAVFIAEQERAQIDAGASLMWMADPTSSEDLISPDMFDLSLGGIKTAIAGVKKDYDAPAFLHVCGNTTDLIPLVRDTGAECLSFDHAVDPAVAKKAANGRLALMGNIDPVAYIMNGKPDMIKQKCYEIIDACGADGGFILAPGCESPISSPDANVLAMGEAGIDYWSR, encoded by the coding sequence ATGAAGGACACAGGACACCGCCAGACAATCGAAGCCGCTTTGAACATGGAGAAGACCGACAGGACCCCTGTCAACAACTTCGCCCTCGTTACCGCCGCCCGCAGTGCGGGCATCATGGTGAAGGATGCTAGATACGAGCCCAAGGTCTCCGCCAAGGTCTCCGTGGACTATGCCCTCAAGACCAAATCGGACTTCGTCAAACCGGTGGTCGATTCTCAGATAGTATTCATCGACCTGGGTATGGATGTCCAGATGCCCGACGACGATTACGGACGTGTCCGCTCCAAGTACATCAACGACCTGTCGGAGATCGATGACCTGGCGTTCTTCGATCCCTCGAAGGCGTCCGAGTGCCCCCACTTCGACCTCTGCATCCTGCAGGCCCTGAAGGAGACCGAGAAGTACCTTCCCGAGGACCTCCACATCTGCGGACTGTCGTGGGGACCCATTTCCACCGCAGGGTACCTCATGGGTACCGAGGACCTCCTCATGGCCACCATGATGGGAGAGACCGAGGCTGTCCGCAAACTCATCCAGAAATGCGCTGTGTTCATCGCCGAACAGGAGAGGGCACAGATCGACGCCGGTGCATCCCTGATGTGGATGGCCGACCCCACGTCGTCCGAGGACCTCATCTCCCCCGACATGTTCGACCTCTCCCTGGGCGGAATCAAGACCGCCATAGCCGGAGTCAAGAAGGATTATGATGCCCCCGCATTCCTGCACGTTTGCGGCAACACCACCGACCTCATCCCGCTTGTACGCGACACCGGTGCGGAGTGCCTCAGCTTCGACCATGCCGTCGATCCGGCAGTGGCAAAGAAGGCCGCAAACGGACGTCTGGCACTTATGGGTAACATTGATCCTGTGGCATACATTATGAACGGTAAGCCCGATATGATCAAACAGAAGTGCTACGAGATCATCGACGCCTGCGGAGCCGACGGAGGTTTCATCCTCGCACCCGGATGCGAGTCCCCCATCTCATCCCCCGACGCCAACGTCCTCGCCATGGGTGAGGCTGGTATCGATTACTGGTCGAGATGA
- a CDS encoding small multidrug resistance protein, whose amino-acid sequence MNPWICLVAGGFFEMCWALVMNLSDGFVKVEWGIAAYLISLISVYLLYVAMRKLPIGMCYAVWAGCGTVMSAVFGWIIFSQGLSLIEIFFLAILIGGILLLQLQEGDGSGEKDHLDQ is encoded by the coding sequence ATGAACCCCTGGATATGTTTGGTGGCCGGTGGATTCTTCGAGATGTGCTGGGCGCTGGTGATGAACCTTTCCGACGGTTTCGTGAAGGTAGAGTGGGGCATCGCCGCGTACCTGATCAGTCTGATCAGCGTCTACCTGCTCTATGTGGCCATGAGAAAACTCCCCATAGGCATGTGTTATGCCGTCTGGGCCGGATGCGGTACCGTGATGTCGGCCGTATTCGGATGGATAATATTCAGCCAGGGCCTGTCACTTATAGAGATCTTCTTCCTGGCGATTCTTATCGGGGGTATCCTGCTTTTACAGCTCCAGGAAGGGGACGGTTCGGGCGAGAAGGATCATCTCGACCAGTAA
- a CDS encoding small multidrug resistance protein: MFALAYIVIGGCFEPVWVFALEKADSSEGRRMMGFYAIALTCMFLSIFFLSFAMRTMSVGVSYAIWTAVGSILTLIISKIFYNEMFKPLKIVGIMMILIGITGLELAGGL; the protein is encoded by the coding sequence ATGTTCGCTCTGGCATACATCGTGATCGGCGGCTGTTTCGAGCCAGTCTGGGTCTTCGCATTGGAGAAGGCCGATTCCTCCGAAGGACGGAGGATGATGGGTTTCTATGCCATCGCCCTCACGTGTATGTTCCTGAGCATCTTCTTCCTGTCGTTCGCGATGCGGACCATGAGCGTAGGAGTATCCTATGCCATCTGGACCGCCGTGGGATCCATCCTTACCCTCATCATCAGCAAGATATTCTACAACGAGATGTTCAAACCCCTGAAGATCGTCGGTATAATGATGATCCTCATCGGAATCACAGGTCTGGAACTGGCGGGAGGTCTCTGA
- a CDS encoding haloacid dehalogenase-like hydrolase, whose amino-acid sequence MARDGRIKAIGFDMDGTLMNTKVDYDKLGRIVQDEFEFQGVPEEIIAEDIKANSMTHGLGWLKANKPDMFNEFDKRIGDRATEIEMEFSDLAKPYPGTIELLEDLRAVGYKTAILTRGGHSYADHILSRFDMLGLFDALVARDDYPYLEAKPAKISMEHMCDKIGVGCEEVLFVGDGTTDYYTCVNSGSRFVGVETHLDREQWVKIAGPSVVTVPLVADIRRFVE is encoded by the coding sequence ATGGCCCGTGACGGAAGAATCAAAGCGATAGGTTTCGACATGGACGGAACCCTGATGAACACCAAGGTGGACTACGACAAATTAGGGCGCATAGTCCAGGACGAATTCGAGTTCCAGGGCGTTCCCGAGGAGATCATCGCCGAGGACATCAAAGCCAATTCAATGACCCACGGACTCGGGTGGCTCAAGGCCAACAAACCCGATATGTTCAACGAGTTCGATAAGAGGATCGGCGACCGTGCCACCGAGATAGAGATGGAATTCTCTGACTTAGCGAAACCCTATCCCGGCACCATCGAGCTGCTGGAGGACCTCAGGGCCGTAGGTTACAAGACCGCCATCCTGACCAGAGGGGGACATTCGTATGCGGATCACATCCTATCCAGATTCGATATGCTGGGTCTTTTCGATGCGCTGGTCGCCAGGGACGATTATCCCTACCTGGAAGCGAAACCTGCCAAGATATCCATGGAGCACATGTGTGACAAAATAGGGGTCGGCTGCGAGGAGGTCCTCTTCGTCGGGGACGGAACCACCGATTACTACACCTGCGTGAACTCCGGCTCGAGATTCGTCGGTGTCGAGACCCACTTGGACCGCGAGCAATGGGTGAAGATCGCAGGGCCTTCCGTCGTCACGGTACCCCTCGTAGCAGACATACGCAGATTCGTCGAGTGA
- a CDS encoding N-methylhydantoinase A/acetone carboxylase beta subunit: MTYGLGIDTGGTYTDTVIVDLETGKSICSNKALTTRDNLSVGIRESLEGLDRSLLAKVSLTSLSSTLATNSVVEGKGCRVGLVCIGKKYLETSLPDVYAEIDGKFSMSGEEEVRLDTGSAKQVLEGMKGKVDAVVVSGYLSVRNPSHEERVAAMAARILDLPVVCGHELTSKLGFEVRTTTAVMNARLIPIIRELLDSVIAVMKDLGISSPLMVVKGDGAVMKAETAIMRPVETILSGPASSLVGAKALSGADDAVVIDIGGTTTDIGILKNGFPRIEPEGARISGRRTRVMAADISTFGIGGDSRILVNGKEIMLTPVRVIPLCIAASKWPSVKSAIEGLASVTDDRPREDYDPEDVVQDTEFFILAHPRFTDELPEHDRMLLEALREGPRKIADLCREFGLPAHAFSVAELERRGYVTRIGMTPTDLLHAEGSYTEYDAETSLIAAGYLSRKCGLTLERFIDKAKTEVVNKMAASVMEKMMLDSNGSDELTESQKEILRMSLSSNEDYSLRFELKRPIVGIGAPVGAWLPKVAELLRAELLLPSDSEIGNAVGAITGSVSETATVTVRAAGTDVVEEPECNVFTGQTIRTFARPQEAMEFARSECARLANAKASESGTANPVVEITVEENTMTVSGRSFFRGATVTAKATGKPDLY, encoded by the coding sequence ATGACCTACGGACTCGGGATCGACACGGGCGGCACTTACACGGACACCGTCATAGTGGATCTGGAGACGGGTAAGTCAATATGCAGCAACAAGGCGCTTACGACCCGTGACAACCTGTCCGTAGGGATCAGAGAGTCCCTGGAAGGACTCGACCGCTCGCTCCTCGCCAAGGTCTCACTTACATCACTCTCATCCACGCTTGCGACCAATTCGGTCGTCGAAGGCAAGGGTTGCAGGGTAGGACTCGTCTGTATAGGGAAGAAGTATCTGGAAACCTCCCTGCCTGACGTTTATGCAGAAATCGACGGGAAGTTCTCGATGTCCGGAGAAGAGGAGGTACGGCTCGATACAGGCAGCGCGAAGCAGGTTCTGGAAGGAATGAAGGGTAAGGTCGATGCGGTCGTGGTATCCGGATACCTGAGCGTTCGCAACCCTTCGCATGAGGAACGCGTGGCCGCCATGGCCGCCAGGATCCTCGACCTGCCGGTGGTCTGCGGACACGAACTCACCTCCAAATTGGGATTCGAAGTGCGCACCACCACTGCGGTCATGAACGCACGTCTCATCCCCATCATCAGGGAACTCCTTGATTCAGTAATAGCGGTCATGAAAGATCTGGGTATATCGTCCCCGCTCATGGTGGTGAAAGGAGACGGTGCGGTGATGAAGGCGGAAACGGCAATCATGAGGCCGGTGGAAACCATCCTCTCCGGCCCTGCGTCCAGTCTTGTGGGCGCCAAGGCACTGTCCGGAGCCGATGATGCCGTCGTGATAGACATCGGCGGGACCACCACCGACATCGGTATCCTGAAGAACGGCTTCCCGCGCATAGAGCCGGAAGGGGCCCGCATTTCGGGCAGGAGGACCCGTGTCATGGCCGCCGACATATCCACCTTCGGAATCGGCGGAGACAGCCGTATTCTCGTCAACGGGAAGGAGATAATGCTGACTCCTGTCAGGGTCATCCCGCTCTGCATCGCTGCTTCCAAATGGCCTTCCGTGAAGTCGGCGATAGAGGGGCTGGCCTCGGTTACCGATGACCGTCCCAGGGAGGACTATGATCCGGAAGATGTCGTGCAGGATACCGAATTCTTCATCCTGGCACATCCCCGTTTCACAGATGAGCTGCCCGAACATGACCGTATGTTACTGGAAGCTCTCAGGGAGGGCCCCAGGAAGATTGCCGACCTGTGCAGGGAGTTCGGTCTGCCTGCCCACGCGTTCTCCGTGGCTGAATTGGAGAGAAGAGGCTATGTTACCCGGATCGGTATGACCCCGACCGATCTTCTCCATGCGGAGGGCAGTTACACCGAATACGATGCCGAAACCTCACTCATAGCGGCAGGATATCTTTCCCGCAAATGCGGACTTACCCTGGAGAGATTCATTGACAAAGCGAAGACCGAAGTCGTCAATAAGATGGCTGCCTCGGTGATGGAGAAGATGATGCTTGACAGCAATGGCTCCGATGAACTTACCGAGTCCCAGAAGGAGATTCTCAGGATGTCACTCAGCTCGAACGAAGATTATTCTCTCAGATTCGAGCTCAAACGGCCCATCGTCGGCATAGGCGCGCCGGTGGGCGCATGGCTCCCCAAGGTAGCTGAATTACTCCGTGCTGAACTCCTGCTGCCCTCCGATTCTGAGATCGGAAACGCCGTCGGTGCCATCACAGGCTCTGTATCCGAGACAGCGACCGTCACGGTCCGTGCAGCCGGCACCGATGTTGTGGAAGAGCCCGAATGCAACGTATTCACGGGACAGACGATCAGGACCTTCGCCCGCCCGCAGGAGGCGATGGAATTCGCACGCTCCGAATGTGCCAGACTTGCAAATGCGAAGGCTTCGGAGTCAGGTACCGCCAACCCTGTGGTGGAGATTACTGTCGAGGAGAACACCATGACCGTATCGGGCAGGAGCTTCTTCCGGGGCGCCACAGTGACCGCCAAGGCCACCGGCAAACCAGACCTGTACTGA